A stretch of Miscanthus floridulus cultivar M001 chromosome 13, ASM1932011v1, whole genome shotgun sequence DNA encodes these proteins:
- the LOC136499154 gene encoding TBC domain-containing protein C1952.17c-like isoform X1 — MAEEERRRRRRFANLRSVRWRVDLGILPASPGASVDEFRRAAADSRRRYVSLRRRLMVDPHLPKEDRSSNLVVDNPLSQNPDSSWGRFFRGAELEKTVDQDLSRLYPEDGSYFQTPNCQAMLRRILLMWCLQHPECGYRQGMHELLAPLVYVLQVDIDKLSQVRKLHEDCFNDDFDGVPFPDTDMVFSYKPRKDPKWHSGADNGDDSESASRVNTLDELDLDTKEIISLSDAYGAEGELGIVLSERFMEHDAYSMFDGLMDGGSGVVRMAEFFSTSKVGSSSSLAPVIEASSSLFHLLSIIEPSLHSHFIELDVEPQYFALRWLRVLFGREFCLNNLLVVWDEVFACSNDMLLGENEEYSFKILCSSRGAFIAAMAVSMILHLRSSLLATEINTSCLQRLLNFPNNVDVHKLIEKAKSLQSIAVDANVSSTPLLSKKDSCDYDRVYSNLATSTPPRTPLHPLPESYWEKQWRNLYNDGTAPKESDKGLSYKRSLKQSLSKRLGLSRTESDPSPVKVVSVKSDTKNSVRRCLLNSYSDKVVQSSEVAGKFQQDEFPIVSIYKEPLMNSERSSQLKLKAASENLTVSPPSVTKFNPLIDSPVKPAEESSTKRTEACSSGENSPVFYAACAGNEHENCHDNDSERSSITSNSCAGDDDRDEVLADESSSCNCEDKNVSEATESATNVDPVGPSERTTVSNERKPFINKLQLFLRFGRSSAEGNVEKGSAEASNDKHDAVLPCSSAADVSSDNSRSGINLASGDNKKVMGTLKNIGQNMLENIQVIESAFQQDHAQPSAMENFSNNILGGKGQVTAMAALTELRKISNLLREM, encoded by the exons ATGGCGGAAgaggagaggcggcggcggcggcggttcgcGAATCTGCGCAGCGTCCGGTGGCGGGTCGATCTCGGCATCCTGCCGGCGTCGCCCGGGGCCTCCGTTGACGAgttccgccgcgccgccgcggatTCGCGGAGGAG ATATGTTAGTTTGAGGCGCCGCCTTATGGTAGACCCACATCTTCCAAAGGAGGACAGATCATCCAACCTTGTTGTTGACAACCCGCTCTCTCAGAACCCAG ATAGCAGCTGGGGCCGTTTCTTCAGAGGGGCTGAGTTGGAGAAGACAGTTGACCAAGACTTGTCTCGATTATACCCAGAAGATGGTAGTTACTTTCAAACACCTAATTGCCAGGCCATGCTGAGGAGAATACTGTTGATGTGGTGCCTTCAGCACCCGGAGTGTGGATATCGCCAAG GAATGCACGAACTACTAGCTCCTCTAGTGTATGTTCTTCAAGTTGACATTGATAAACTGTCTCAAGTGAGGAAGCTCCATGAGGATTGCTTCAATGATGATTTTGATGGAGTGCCCTTCCCTGATACAGATATGGTTTTTAGTTATAAACCTAGAAAGGACCCAAAATGGCATTCTGGAGCTGACAATGGCGATGATTCTGAAAGCGCTTCCAGAGTTAACACACTTGATGAGCTTGACCTGGATACGAAAGAAATAATTTCACTTAGTGATGCATATGGAGCTGAGGGTGAACTAGGCATTGTATTGTCTGAAAGGTTCATGGAACATGATGCCTATTCAATGTTTGATGgtttgatggatggaggtagtggaGTGGTCCGCATGGCAGAGTTTTTCTCTACATCCAAGGTTGGATCTAGCTCAAGTCTAGCGCCTGTCATTGAAGCCTCATCATCTTTATTTCATTTGCTATCCATTATTGAGCCATCTCTTCATAGCCATTTCATTGAGCTGGATGTAGAACCACAGTATTTCGCTCTTCGTTGGCTGCGGGTCTTGTTTGGACGGGAGTTCTGCCTCAACAATCTTTTAGTCGTATGGGATGAAGTTTTTGCTTGCTCCAATGACATGCTACTTGGAGAAAATGAAGAATACAGCTTTAAGATATTGTGCTCGTCTAGAGGGGCATTCATCGCAGCCATGGCAGTCTCTATGATTCTTCACCTTAGATCATCTCTGCTGGCCACTGAAATCAATACGTCGTGTCTTCAGAGATTATTGAACTTTCCAAACAATGTTGATGTGCATAAATTAATTGAGAAAGCTAAATCTCTGCAGTCTATTGCTGTTGATGCGAACGTATCATCCACACCTCTCTTATCAAAGAAGGATAGTTGTGATTATGATAGGGTTTACAGTAATCTTGCTACTTCAACTCCTCCAAGGACTCCGTTGCATCCATTACCTGAGAGCTACTGGGAAAAGCAGTGGAGAAATCTGTACAATGACGGAACTGCTCCCAAAGAGAGTGATAAGGGTCTTTCTTATaagagatcactaaagcaatctTTAAGCAAGAGGCTTGGTTTATCTAGGACAGAGTCAGATCCTTCTCCAGTTAAGGTAGTCAGTGTGAAGAGTGACACCAAGAATTCAGTGAGACGGTGTCTTTTGAACTCTTATTCAGATAAAGTAGTACAGTCCAGTGAAGTTGCTGGAAAGTTTCAGCAAGATGAATTCCCTATCGTATCGATTTACAAGGAGCCTCTTATGAATTCTGAAAGGTCCTCACAACTAAAGTTAAAGGCAGCTAGTGAGAATTTAACAGTAAGCCCACCAAGTGTGACAAAGTTCAATCCACTTATAGATTCACCGGTGAAGCCTGCTGAAGAGAGTTCAACGAAAAGGACAGAAGCTTGTTCTAGTGGTGAGAATTCTCCGGTGTTTTATGCCGCTTGTGCTGGCAATGAACATGAGAATTGTCACGATAATGATTCTGAGAGAAGTAGCATCACATCAAATTCATGTGCCGGCGATGATGATAGGGATGAAGTTCTAGCAGACGAGTCGTCCAGCTGTAATTGTGAGGATAAAAATGTCTCAGAAGCAACAGAGTCTGCAACAAATGTAGATCCAGTTGGACCCTCTGAGAGAACTACGGTATCTAATGAAAGAAAGCCATTTATTAACAAGCTACAGTTGTTCTTAAGGTTTGGCAGATCTTCAGCCGAAGGCAATGTGGAGAAGGGCAGTGCCGAGGCATCAAATGATAAACATGATGCAGTTCTTCCCTGCTCTTCAGCTGCTGATGTGAGTTCAGATAACTCCCGCAGCGGCATAAATTTGGCTTCTGGTGATAATAAGAAGGTGATGGGCACACTGAAGAATATTGGACAGAACATGCTTGAAAATATCCAG GTGATCGAATCAGCGTTCCAGCAAGACCACGCGCAGCCAAGCGCCATGGAGAACTTCTCAAACAACATCCTGGGAGGCAAAGGGCAGGTCACTGCGATGGCTGCCCTGACAGAGCTTCGCAAGATCAGCAACCTGCTCCGCGAGATGTAA
- the LOC136499154 gene encoding uncharacterized protein isoform X2: MVDPHLPKEDRSSNLVVDNPLSQNPDSSWGRFFRGAELEKTVDQDLSRLYPEDGSYFQTPNCQAMLRRILLMWCLQHPECGYRQGMHELLAPLVYVLQVDIDKLSQVRKLHEDCFNDDFDGVPFPDTDMVFSYKPRKDPKWHSGADNGDDSESASRVNTLDELDLDTKEIISLSDAYGAEGELGIVLSERFMEHDAYSMFDGLMDGGSGVVRMAEFFSTSKVGSSSSLAPVIEASSSLFHLLSIIEPSLHSHFIELDVEPQYFALRWLRVLFGREFCLNNLLVVWDEVFACSNDMLLGENEEYSFKILCSSRGAFIAAMAVSMILHLRSSLLATEINTSCLQRLLNFPNNVDVHKLIEKAKSLQSIAVDANVSSTPLLSKKDSCDYDRVYSNLATSTPPRTPLHPLPESYWEKQWRNLYNDGTAPKESDKGLSYKRSLKQSLSKRLGLSRTESDPSPVKVVSVKSDTKNSVRRCLLNSYSDKVVQSSEVAGKFQQDEFPIVSIYKEPLMNSERSSQLKLKAASENLTVSPPSVTKFNPLIDSPVKPAEESSTKRTEACSSGENSPVFYAACAGNEHENCHDNDSERSSITSNSCAGDDDRDEVLADESSSCNCEDKNVSEATESATNVDPVGPSERTTVSNERKPFINKLQLFLRFGRSSAEGNVEKGSAEASNDKHDAVLPCSSAADVSSDNSRSGINLASGDNKKVMGTLKNIGQNMLENIQVIESAFQQDHAQPSAMENFSNNILGGKGQVTAMAALTELRKISNLLREM, translated from the exons ATGGTAGACCCACATCTTCCAAAGGAGGACAGATCATCCAACCTTGTTGTTGACAACCCGCTCTCTCAGAACCCAG ATAGCAGCTGGGGCCGTTTCTTCAGAGGGGCTGAGTTGGAGAAGACAGTTGACCAAGACTTGTCTCGATTATACCCAGAAGATGGTAGTTACTTTCAAACACCTAATTGCCAGGCCATGCTGAGGAGAATACTGTTGATGTGGTGCCTTCAGCACCCGGAGTGTGGATATCGCCAAG GAATGCACGAACTACTAGCTCCTCTAGTGTATGTTCTTCAAGTTGACATTGATAAACTGTCTCAAGTGAGGAAGCTCCATGAGGATTGCTTCAATGATGATTTTGATGGAGTGCCCTTCCCTGATACAGATATGGTTTTTAGTTATAAACCTAGAAAGGACCCAAAATGGCATTCTGGAGCTGACAATGGCGATGATTCTGAAAGCGCTTCCAGAGTTAACACACTTGATGAGCTTGACCTGGATACGAAAGAAATAATTTCACTTAGTGATGCATATGGAGCTGAGGGTGAACTAGGCATTGTATTGTCTGAAAGGTTCATGGAACATGATGCCTATTCAATGTTTGATGgtttgatggatggaggtagtggaGTGGTCCGCATGGCAGAGTTTTTCTCTACATCCAAGGTTGGATCTAGCTCAAGTCTAGCGCCTGTCATTGAAGCCTCATCATCTTTATTTCATTTGCTATCCATTATTGAGCCATCTCTTCATAGCCATTTCATTGAGCTGGATGTAGAACCACAGTATTTCGCTCTTCGTTGGCTGCGGGTCTTGTTTGGACGGGAGTTCTGCCTCAACAATCTTTTAGTCGTATGGGATGAAGTTTTTGCTTGCTCCAATGACATGCTACTTGGAGAAAATGAAGAATACAGCTTTAAGATATTGTGCTCGTCTAGAGGGGCATTCATCGCAGCCATGGCAGTCTCTATGATTCTTCACCTTAGATCATCTCTGCTGGCCACTGAAATCAATACGTCGTGTCTTCAGAGATTATTGAACTTTCCAAACAATGTTGATGTGCATAAATTAATTGAGAAAGCTAAATCTCTGCAGTCTATTGCTGTTGATGCGAACGTATCATCCACACCTCTCTTATCAAAGAAGGATAGTTGTGATTATGATAGGGTTTACAGTAATCTTGCTACTTCAACTCCTCCAAGGACTCCGTTGCATCCATTACCTGAGAGCTACTGGGAAAAGCAGTGGAGAAATCTGTACAATGACGGAACTGCTCCCAAAGAGAGTGATAAGGGTCTTTCTTATaagagatcactaaagcaatctTTAAGCAAGAGGCTTGGTTTATCTAGGACAGAGTCAGATCCTTCTCCAGTTAAGGTAGTCAGTGTGAAGAGTGACACCAAGAATTCAGTGAGACGGTGTCTTTTGAACTCTTATTCAGATAAAGTAGTACAGTCCAGTGAAGTTGCTGGAAAGTTTCAGCAAGATGAATTCCCTATCGTATCGATTTACAAGGAGCCTCTTATGAATTCTGAAAGGTCCTCACAACTAAAGTTAAAGGCAGCTAGTGAGAATTTAACAGTAAGCCCACCAAGTGTGACAAAGTTCAATCCACTTATAGATTCACCGGTGAAGCCTGCTGAAGAGAGTTCAACGAAAAGGACAGAAGCTTGTTCTAGTGGTGAGAATTCTCCGGTGTTTTATGCCGCTTGTGCTGGCAATGAACATGAGAATTGTCACGATAATGATTCTGAGAGAAGTAGCATCACATCAAATTCATGTGCCGGCGATGATGATAGGGATGAAGTTCTAGCAGACGAGTCGTCCAGCTGTAATTGTGAGGATAAAAATGTCTCAGAAGCAACAGAGTCTGCAACAAATGTAGATCCAGTTGGACCCTCTGAGAGAACTACGGTATCTAATGAAAGAAAGCCATTTATTAACAAGCTACAGTTGTTCTTAAGGTTTGGCAGATCTTCAGCCGAAGGCAATGTGGAGAAGGGCAGTGCCGAGGCATCAAATGATAAACATGATGCAGTTCTTCCCTGCTCTTCAGCTGCTGATGTGAGTTCAGATAACTCCCGCAGCGGCATAAATTTGGCTTCTGGTGATAATAAGAAGGTGATGGGCACACTGAAGAATATTGGACAGAACATGCTTGAAAATATCCAG GTGATCGAATCAGCGTTCCAGCAAGACCACGCGCAGCCAAGCGCCATGGAGAACTTCTCAAACAACATCCTGGGAGGCAAAGGGCAGGTCACTGCGATGGCTGCCCTGACAGAGCTTCGCAAGATCAGCAACCTGCTCCGCGAGATGTAA